One genomic window of Moorella glycerini includes the following:
- the serS gene encoding serine--tRNA ligase, whose translation MLDIKLLRQDPERVARALARRGLEAGLEHFLALDARRRKLLVEAEGLKNKRNQVSAEVARRKKNGQDATELIAAMREVGDRIKELDADLRAVEEELQQEMLRIPNIPHASVPDGLSDADNMPVRHWGEPPRFAFEPRPHWEIGEQLGILDFERGSKVAGARFVFYRGAGARLERALINFMLDLHTIKHGYTEIFPPYLVNSASMVGTGQLPKFAGDMFHVEGTDYYLIPTAEVPVTNLYRGEILDGDLLPIYHVAYSACFRAEAGAAGRDTRGLIRQHQFNKVELVKFTRPEDSYEELEKLTRDAEEVLQLLGLPYRVVALCAGDLGFSAAKTYDLEVWFPSARTYREISSCSNFEDFQSRRADIRFRPGPKEKPRFVHTLNGSGVAVGRTVAAILENYQQEDGTVVIPKALRPYIGGLETIRPEQG comes from the coding sequence TTGCTGGATATTAAGCTATTACGCCAGGATCCGGAAAGGGTGGCCAGGGCCCTGGCCCGCCGGGGCCTGGAAGCCGGGCTGGAGCACTTTCTGGCCCTGGATGCCAGGCGCCGGAAGCTCCTGGTGGAGGCCGAGGGATTGAAGAATAAACGCAACCAGGTATCGGCCGAAGTAGCCCGGCGCAAGAAAAACGGCCAGGACGCTACGGAGTTAATTGCCGCCATGCGCGAGGTCGGCGACCGTATCAAAGAACTGGATGCGGACCTGCGCGCCGTGGAAGAAGAACTCCAGCAGGAGATGTTAAGGATTCCCAATATACCCCATGCTTCCGTGCCTGATGGCTTGAGCGACGCTGATAACATGCCGGTACGCCACTGGGGCGAACCGCCCCGCTTTGCCTTTGAGCCGCGGCCCCACTGGGAAATAGGGGAACAGCTGGGCATCCTCGATTTTGAGCGCGGCAGCAAGGTGGCGGGGGCGCGTTTTGTCTTTTACCGCGGTGCCGGGGCGCGCTTGGAGAGGGCCCTGATAAATTTTATGCTGGACCTTCATACCATCAAACACGGTTATACGGAAATTTTCCCGCCCTATCTCGTCAACAGCGCCAGCATGGTGGGCACCGGCCAGCTGCCCAAATTTGCCGGCGATATGTTCCATGTTGAGGGGACGGATTACTACTTGATACCCACCGCCGAGGTACCGGTTACCAACCTTTACCGGGGAGAGATTCTGGACGGCGATTTGTTGCCCATTTACCACGTGGCCTACAGTGCCTGTTTCCGGGCCGAGGCCGGGGCGGCCGGGCGGGACACCCGCGGCCTCATCCGCCAGCACCAGTTTAACAAGGTCGAGCTGGTCAAATTTACCCGGCCGGAGGATTCCTATGAAGAACTGGAGAAATTGACCCGGGATGCGGAAGAGGTCCTGCAGCTCCTGGGCCTTCCCTACCGGGTGGTGGCCCTCTGCGCCGGGGACCTGGGTTTTTCGGCGGCCAAGACCTATGACCTGGAGGTATGGTTCCCCAGTGCCCGCACCTACCGGGAGATCTCTTCCTGCAGCAACTTTGAGGACTTCCAGTCCCGCCGGGCCGACATCCGCTTCCGTCCCGGCCCCAAGGAGAAGCCGCGGTTTGTCCATACCCTGAATGGATCGGGGGTGGCCGTGGGGCGGACGGTGGCGGCCATTCTGGAGAACTACCAGCAGGAGGACGGCACGGTAGTTATCCCTAAAGCCCTGAGGCCATATAT
- the serA gene encoding phosphoglycerate dehydrogenase: protein MRVLALDGIDPRGLAILQEAGLEVTAAGKMNEEELKDAIRDCEALIVRSSTRVTAAAINAAKKLKIIGRAGVGTDNIDVTAATERGIVVVNAPEGNTVAAAEHTMAMMLALARNIPQASATLKQGIWEKKKYVGVELRGKTLGIIGLGKIGREVARRARGMEMKVKAYDPYVDPEQAAHLEVELASLETVLQAADFVTVHLPLTKETRHLLGREELQLIKPGARLLNVARGGIIDEAALYEALKGGHLAGAALDVFEEEPLKASPLLELDNVIVTPHLGASTEEAQVAVAVEVAHDVVRCLKGEPVLNAVNIPVVRGHIAAILRPYLQLAEKLGSFLAQLMESPIIAAEICCNGELAQYDLAPLTSSFLKGLLRPLLADAVNYVNAPLVAQKRGIRIREKKSREMEYFANLISVKVEGRRESHLLAGTVNQAGEPRLVNLDGYSIDACPAGHMLVVPHLDRPRIIGPVALAIGDHKVNIAAMQVGRQERGGEAVMLMSIDSEVPREALQSIRQVDGVLDVRYIYL, encoded by the coding sequence ATGCGTGTTTTAGCCCTGGACGGCATCGATCCCCGTGGGCTGGCTATCCTCCAGGAGGCCGGCCTGGAAGTTACGGCCGCCGGCAAAATGAATGAGGAAGAACTCAAAGATGCTATCCGTGACTGTGAAGCCTTAATCGTCCGCAGCTCTACCCGGGTAACGGCGGCAGCCATCAACGCCGCCAAAAAGTTAAAGATTATCGGCCGGGCCGGCGTAGGCACCGATAATATCGATGTCACCGCCGCCACCGAGAGGGGCATCGTAGTAGTCAATGCCCCCGAGGGCAACACCGTCGCCGCTGCCGAACATACCATGGCCATGATGCTGGCCCTGGCCCGCAATATTCCCCAGGCCAGCGCCACCTTAAAGCAGGGCATCTGGGAGAAAAAGAAGTATGTTGGCGTTGAGCTGCGGGGGAAAACGCTGGGTATAATCGGCCTGGGCAAAATCGGCCGCGAGGTGGCCCGCCGCGCCCGGGGCATGGAAATGAAGGTGAAGGCCTATGATCCCTACGTCGACCCGGAACAGGCCGCCCACCTGGAGGTCGAACTGGCCTCCCTGGAGACAGTCCTGCAAGCCGCCGACTTTGTCACCGTCCACCTGCCCCTGACGAAGGAAACCCGGCACCTCCTGGGGCGGGAGGAGTTGCAGCTCATCAAACCCGGGGCACGGCTATTAAATGTCGCCCGCGGGGGTATTATTGACGAGGCGGCCCTCTATGAAGCCCTGAAAGGCGGGCATCTGGCCGGGGCGGCCCTGGATGTCTTTGAAGAGGAGCCCTTAAAGGCCAGCCCCCTGCTGGAACTGGACAACGTCATTGTCACCCCCCACCTGGGCGCCTCGACAGAAGAAGCCCAGGTGGCCGTAGCTGTGGAGGTCGCCCACGATGTCGTGCGCTGCCTTAAAGGAGAACCGGTTTTGAACGCCGTCAATATCCCGGTGGTGCGGGGCCATATAGCCGCGATCTTAAGGCCTTACCTGCAACTGGCGGAAAAACTGGGCAGCTTCCTGGCTCAGCTCATGGAGAGTCCTATCATTGCGGCGGAAATCTGCTGCAACGGCGAGCTGGCCCAGTATGACCTGGCCCCCCTGACCAGCTCCTTCTTGAAAGGGTTACTGCGCCCCCTCCTGGCCGATGCCGTCAACTATGTCAACGCGCCCCTGGTGGCGCAAAAGCGGGGCATCCGCATCCGGGAAAAGAAGAGCCGGGAGATGGAGTACTTCGCCAACCTCATTAGCGTTAAGGTGGAGGGACGGCGGGAGAGCCACCTCCTGGCCGGCACCGTCAACCAGGCCGGGGAACCCCGCCTGGTCAACCTGGACGGCTACAGCATCGACGCCTGCCCGGCAGGGCACATGCTGGTCGTACCGCACCTGGACCGGCCGCGGATAATCGGCCCGGTGGCCCTGGCCATAGGGGATCATAAGGTTAATATCGCCGCCATGCAGGTAGGGCGGCAGGAAAGAGGCGGGGAAGCCGTGATGCTCATGAGCATTGATTCCGAGGTCCCGCGGGAAGCCCTGCAGTCCATTCGCCAGGTGGACGGCGTCCTGGACGTGCGTTATATTTACCTTTAA